From a region of the Eretmochelys imbricata isolate rEreImb1 chromosome 6, rEreImb1.hap1, whole genome shotgun sequence genome:
- the RPS29 gene encoding small ribosomal subunit protein uS14 — protein MGHQQLYWSHPRKFGQGSRSCRVCSNRHGLIRKYGLNMCRQCFRQYAKDIGFVKLD, from the exons ATGGGTCACCAGCAGCTCTACTGGAGCCACCCCAGGAAGTTCGGCCAGGGCTCCCGCTCGTG CCGCGTGTGCTCGAACCGCCACGGCCTGATCCGCAAGTACGGGCTGAACATGTGCCGCCAGTGCTTCCGCCAGTACGCCAAGGACATCGGCTTCGTCAAG ttGGACTAA